A stretch of Desulfurivibrio alkaliphilus AHT 2 DNA encodes these proteins:
- a CDS encoding helix-turn-helix domain-containing protein: MHEQIIITAGGERLVVIPEADYLAMLDAIEDREDIAAIEKFHRRLAAGEEELLPAEMANRILDGENKIRVWREYRGMSARELASTAQISTSYLSQVETGSREGGIDTLKRIAAALRVSIDDLV, encoded by the coding sequence ATGCACGAACAGATTATCATCACCGCCGGGGGAGAACGCCTGGTTGTAATTCCCGAGGCCGATTACCTTGCCATGCTCGACGCCATTGAAGATCGCGAGGATATCGCGGCCATTGAAAAATTCCACCGCCGACTTGCGGCAGGTGAAGAGGAACTGCTGCCCGCCGAAATGGCCAATCGCATCCTTGACGGCGAAAACAAAATCCGGGTCTGGCGGGAGTATCGAGGGATGTCGGCACGCGAGCTGGCCTCCACGGCGCAGATAAGCACTTCCTATCTGTCGCAGGTCGAAACCGGCTCCCGCGAAGGCGGTATCGATACGCTCAAACGCATAGCCGCCGCCCTTCGCGTATCAATCGATGATCTCGTGTGA
- a CDS encoding type II toxin-antitoxin system RelE family toxin: MKRLTYSRDALKTLGRIPADTARLIRSKLEQYAAEPASLTNNVKAIKGQPGYLRLRIGDWRVIFSDNGEVIAVIKLAPRGGAYS; this comes from the coding sequence ATGAAGAGACTCACCTACAGCCGGGACGCCTTGAAAACACTGGGACGAATACCCGCCGACACCGCCCGCTTGATCCGGTCAAAACTTGAACAGTACGCGGCGGAACCGGCAAGCCTGACCAACAACGTCAAAGCTATTAAAGGCCAACCAGGCTATCTTCGGCTCCGCATTGGCGACTGGCGGGTGATTTTTTCGGATAACGGCGAAGTTATCGCCGTCATTAAGCTCGCGCCGCGTGGCGGCGCTTACAGTTAG
- a CDS encoding TetR/AcrR family transcriptional regulator, whose product MTLLIGSGIFRPNVRFGAEYAKCANMPKMPKMIDTRKLIVKTARKLFTGRGYFKTSIRDVSREADLSTGAIYHHFKSKEEIACEIFNETTSFLLQEFENAVAKGSTSEERVYALISTMLRLADEQNEIMEYALKVNHREIIAEGKPICSSAPFEFIKEFLREEMARGGIRQMDLYTAAVSLTAMPIRFMQLKWEGLFEERFASRTDEIFNCVWAALKP is encoded by the coding sequence TTGACATTGCTGATCGGTTCGGGTATTTTCCGACCGAACGTTCGGTTTGGGGCCGAATATGCTAAATGTGCCAATATGCCAAAGATGCCAAAGATGATAGATACCAGAAAGCTGATCGTAAAAACCGCCAGAAAGCTCTTCACCGGCCGCGGCTACTTCAAAACCAGCATTAGAGATGTCTCCAGGGAGGCGGATCTGAGCACGGGTGCCATCTACCATCATTTTAAAAGCAAGGAAGAAATCGCCTGTGAGATCTTTAACGAGACAACCTCCTTTCTGTTGCAGGAATTTGAAAATGCCGTCGCCAAAGGCTCAACCAGCGAGGAAAGGGTTTATGCCTTGATTTCCACCATGCTCCGGCTTGCCGATGAGCAGAACGAAATCATGGAATATGCGCTTAAAGTTAACCATCGTGAGATAATTGCAGAGGGTAAGCCGATCTGCTCTTCCGCACCGTTTGAGTTCATCAAAGAATTTCTGCGGGAGGAAATGGCCCGGGGCGGAATTCGACAGATGGACCTGTATACCGCTGCGGTCAGCCTGACCGCCATGCCAATCCGTTTCATGCAACTCAAGTGGGAAGGGCTCTTTGAGGAAAGATTTGCCAGTCGTACCGACGAGATATTTAACTGTGTCTGGGCTGCACTGAAGCCGTAG
- a CDS encoding ATP-binding protein, which translates to MPPLALALAALVLGTGASLVWQYKLHLDYIINREITETPHLLRAILEKQALVMETELRAIARSKTTRQALKDRDRDRLLTDHRELFELLRQESGLTHLYFHAPDRENLVRLHLPENRGGRVERHTYREAERTGRLASGIELGAMGIFTLRVVQPLFEDEKLIGLVELGREIDDILQRLHTPRRLELALAIRKDLLDRQSWEQGMRMLGREADWDFLPQRALVYSSLAPFPRLLGSLATDVAPRPTPAHFDYKSDAATWRVAQLPSTDASGAVVGDLIVMYDITEQHITFRRLLAVTFAGMVIVLSSLLGFFYLVLTRTDRSIKAREQKLTASEERYRLLFQNMNSGFALHELILDEDGKPCDYRFLDINPAFEKLTGLKAEKVLGRRVLEVLPETEPYWIETYGRVTLTGEPAHFQNYSKEVGKFCEVAAYTPEPGRFAVIVTDVTPQKEAEKERHRLEEQLRQAQKLEAIGRLAGGVAHDFNNKLQTILGYTDLALDVVNPDEQLHKDLKEVRTAAVQSADLTRQLLAFARRQTIVPQVLDLNETITSMLKMLKRLLGEDIELLWQPGANLWPVKIDPAQIDQILANLTLNSRDAIIDAGQLTIETANVDIDEDYFGANSEIPPGQYVMLTISDNGVGMEREMLEKIFDPFFTTKPLDKGTGLGLATVYGIVKQNEGFINVYSEPGQGTIFRIYLPRNLEKIAPEEEPQRRQIPTGTETVLLVEDEVALLNMAKMLLEKLGYRVFAAATAGEALRLAEEHQGEIELLVTDVIMPEMNGRDLYLQLSRSHPTLKCLYMSGYSANIISHHGALDQDIHFLQKPFPREDLAVKVREALDDQHPACTSKKS; encoded by the coding sequence ATGCCGCCCTTAGCCCTGGCACTGGCCGCCCTTGTCCTCGGAACCGGGGCCAGCCTGGTCTGGCAGTACAAACTGCACCTCGATTACATCATCAACAGAGAAATTACGGAAACCCCGCACCTGCTCAGGGCGATCCTGGAAAAACAGGCCCTGGTTATGGAGACGGAACTGCGGGCCATTGCCCGCAGCAAAACAACCCGGCAGGCCTTGAAGGATCGCGACCGGGATCGATTGTTAACCGACCACCGGGAGCTGTTCGAACTGCTCCGGCAGGAAAGCGGGCTCACCCATCTCTATTTTCATGCCCCGGACCGGGAGAATCTGGTGCGCCTGCACCTGCCTGAAAACCGGGGCGGCCGGGTCGAGCGCCACACTTACAGAGAGGCGGAGCGGACCGGCCGGCTGGCAAGCGGCATCGAACTTGGCGCCATGGGCATTTTCACCCTGCGGGTGGTGCAACCGCTATTCGAGGATGAGAAGCTTATCGGTTTGGTGGAACTGGGCAGGGAAATTGACGATATCCTGCAGCGGCTGCACACCCCACGCCGGCTGGAGCTGGCCCTCGCCATTCGCAAGGATCTTCTCGACCGGCAGAGCTGGGAGCAGGGCATGCGGATGCTCGGCCGGGAAGCGGATTGGGATTTTCTGCCCCAAAGAGCCCTTGTCTACTCTTCTCTTGCTCCGTTTCCCAGGCTGCTGGGTTCACTTGCCACCGATGTCGCCCCCCGCCCTACCCCCGCTCATTTTGATTATAAATCAGACGCCGCCACCTGGCGGGTCGCGCAGTTGCCGAGCACCGATGCCTCGGGAGCCGTGGTGGGCGATCTCATCGTCATGTACGATATTACCGAGCAGCATATAACGTTCCGGCGATTACTCGCCGTGACCTTTGCCGGCATGGTGATTGTGCTCTCCTCACTCCTCGGCTTTTTCTACCTGGTGCTCACCCGTACCGACCGCTCTATCAAAGCGCGGGAACAGAAACTTACAGCCTCCGAAGAGAGATACCGGCTGCTGTTTCAAAACATGAACTCCGGCTTTGCCCTGCACGAGCTGATCCTGGATGAGGATGGCAAGCCCTGCGATTATCGATTTCTCGACATAAACCCCGCCTTCGAGAAGCTAACCGGCCTGAAAGCCGAGAAGGTTCTCGGCAGGCGGGTTCTCGAGGTTCTGCCGGAAACCGAGCCCTACTGGATCGAAACCTACGGCCGGGTTACCCTCACCGGTGAACCCGCCCATTTTCAAAATTATTCCAAGGAAGTTGGCAAATTCTGCGAGGTTGCGGCCTACACCCCCGAGCCCGGCCGGTTCGCCGTGATCGTCACAGATGTCACCCCGCAGAAGGAAGCCGAAAAGGAGCGGCACCGACTCGAGGAACAACTGCGCCAGGCCCAGAAGCTGGAAGCGATTGGGCGGTTGGCCGGCGGGGTGGCCCACGATTTCAACAACAAGCTGCAGACCATCTTAGGCTATACCGATCTTGCACTTGATGTGGTCAACCCGGACGAGCAGCTCCACAAGGATCTGAAGGAAGTCCGCACGGCAGCCGTCCAATCGGCCGACCTCACCCGCCAGCTACTCGCCTTTGCCCGGCGGCAGACTATTGTCCCGCAGGTTCTCGACCTCAACGAGACCATCACCAGCATGCTAAAAATGCTTAAGCGGCTGCTCGGTGAAGATATCGAACTGCTCTGGCAACCGGGGGCCAACCTGTGGCCGGTGAAGATTGATCCGGCCCAGATCGACCAGATCCTGGCCAATTTAACGTTAAACAGCCGTGATGCCATTATCGATGCGGGCCAGCTTACCATCGAAACCGCCAATGTGGACATCGATGAAGATTATTTCGGGGCCAATTCCGAAATTCCCCCCGGACAATACGTAATGCTCACGATAAGCGACAACGGGGTTGGTATGGAGCGGGAGATGCTGGAAAAAATCTTCGATCCCTTTTTTACCACCAAACCGCTGGACAAAGGAACCGGTCTTGGGCTGGCCACCGTCTACGGCATTGTCAAACAGAACGAGGGATTTATTAACGTCTACAGCGAGCCGGGCCAGGGCACCATTTTTAGGATATATCTGCCCAGGAACCTTGAGAAAATCGCGCCCGAGGAAGAACCGCAGCGCCGTCAAATACCGACCGGCACCGAAACCGTGCTGCTGGTGGAAGACGAAGTCGCCCTGCTCAACATGGCCAAAATGCTTCTCGAGAAGCTCGGCTACCGGGTTTTCGCGGCCGCTACCGCCGGGGAGGCCTTGCGCCTGGCCGAGGAGCATCAAGGAGAGATCGAGTTGCTGGTCACCGACGTGATCATGCCGGAAATGAACGGCCGCGATCTCTACCTGCAACTGAGCCGTTCACACCCCACCCTCAAATGCCTCTACATGTCCGGCTACTCCGCCAACATCATCTCCCACCATGGCGCGCTCGACCAAGACATCCACTTTCTCCAGAAGCCTTTTCCCCGGGAGGATCTCGCCGTTAAGGTCCGCGAGGCGCTGGACGATCAGCACCCGGCGTGCACCAGCAAAAAGTCCTAA
- a CDS encoding ATP-binding protein, with amino-acid sequence MQRQALGVEIGRLVPGFGEVQYPSWEVFFNAAANQLPAGATLVLDEFPYLVQNAPELPSVMQKLLDSRRSRFHLIICGSSQRMMQGLVLDSTAPLYGRAREILKIRPLEPGWLTEALALPPEEAVAAYSVWGGVPRYWELARDFPDSASACHELVLDRNGVLHEEPMRLLLDDMRGAGQPHSLLALIAGGANRLSELGGRLGKPATSLTRPLFNLAQLGYIKREIPFGENPRSSKKSLYRLADPFLGFWYRVVQPYRSMLEQDLITEVWDATGQQRQALVAETWEELARYSVARLTIGGKRWKPASRWWGKAGKGGEMEIDVVAESLDGTAILLGEAKWEKKTRVRPLLETLRQKAAKFPRTQGKEIITAIWCKEMELAGDTGGNVLIGPEEVMAALR; translated from the coding sequence TTGCAGCGCCAAGCCCTGGGGGTGGAGATCGGCAGGCTGGTGCCCGGATTCGGCGAGGTGCAATATCCCTCCTGGGAAGTTTTTTTTAATGCTGCCGCCAACCAGCTTCCGGCGGGTGCGACCCTGGTCCTCGATGAGTTTCCTTACCTGGTCCAGAATGCCCCGGAGTTGCCCAGCGTCATGCAAAAGTTGCTGGACAGCCGCAGGTCCCGTTTTCATTTAATTATCTGCGGCTCATCCCAGCGGATGATGCAGGGGCTGGTGCTTGACAGTACTGCCCCGCTGTACGGCCGGGCGCGGGAGATTCTTAAAATTCGCCCCCTGGAACCGGGGTGGCTTACGGAAGCTCTGGCTTTGCCGCCGGAGGAGGCGGTGGCGGCCTATTCGGTATGGGGCGGGGTGCCCCGGTACTGGGAACTGGCCAGGGATTTTCCCGATTCGGCAAGCGCCTGCCATGAGCTGGTGCTGGATCGTAACGGCGTTTTGCATGAAGAGCCCATGCGGCTGCTGCTTGACGACATGCGTGGCGCCGGTCAGCCCCATTCCCTGCTGGCCCTGATCGCCGGCGGCGCCAATCGTCTTTCGGAACTTGGCGGCCGCCTGGGCAAACCGGCCACCAGCCTGACCCGGCCGCTGTTCAATCTGGCTCAGCTCGGCTATATCAAACGTGAAATTCCCTTTGGCGAAAACCCCCGCTCCAGCAAAAAAAGCCTGTACCGGCTGGCGGACCCTTTTCTGGGTTTCTGGTATCGGGTGGTACAGCCATACCGTTCGATGCTGGAGCAGGATTTGATTACGGAAGTGTGGGACGCCACCGGCCAACAGCGGCAAGCCCTGGTGGCCGAAACCTGGGAGGAACTGGCCCGTTATTCCGTCGCCCGGCTTACCATTGGCGGCAAGCGCTGGAAACCGGCGTCACGCTGGTGGGGAAAGGCCGGCAAAGGAGGGGAAATGGAAATCGATGTGGTCGCGGAATCGCTGGACGGCACCGCGATCCTGCTGGGTGAGGCCAAATGGGAAAAGAAGACCAGGGTGCGGCCTTTACTGGAAACTTTGCGCCAGAAGGCGGCAAAGTTTCCCCGAACTCAAGGCAAGGAAATTATTACCGCGATATGGTGCAAGGAGATGGAGTTGGCCGGTGATACCGGCGGTAATGTCCTGATCGGTCCGGAAGAGGTTATGGCGGCCTTACGCTGA
- a CDS encoding type I restriction endonuclease subunit R has translation MKFTEAKLEQAIIALLEERGYPHFRGEELARRPDEVLLRDDLREFLARRYGGEGITAGEIDSICRRLERLPALDLYESNRTIHRLVADGFLLKREDRSRKDLYIQLLDYAGLPAQRRPRPGEVETLTAEESPAYRADGNIYRLVSQLEVVGREKRIPDAVLYINGLPLVVFEFKSAIREEATIHDAYVQLTTRYVRAIPELLKYNALCVISDGVNSRMGSLFASYEFFYTWRKVSGEETIDQDGINALKTMIAGLFDQDRLRQVIRHFIYFPDVSKREEKVVCRYPQFYAATKLYRNIWAHRKLPDGTGGDGKGGTYFGATGCGKSFTMLFLTRLLMKSLEFESPTIVLITDRTDLDAQLAHQFTNAKGYIGDQTVVSVESRARLRELLKGRNSGGVFLTTVQKFTEDTRLLSDRANIICISDEAHRSQVNLDQKVRLTENGVKRTFGFAKYLHDSLPNATYVGFTGTPIDATLDVFGPVVDAYTMTESVKDEITVRIVYEGRAAKVILDNGKLEEIEAYYAQCAEEGASDYQIEESKKASARMHAILGDPDRIRALAVDFVHHYERRLEEGASVMGKAMFVCSKREIAYALWRELITLRPEWNVARAGGEGPGGEGEELGAAQRQEIKPMERVKLIMTRNADDPKELYDMLGTPEYRKELDRQFKKAESNFKIAIVVDMWLTGFDVPFLDTIYIDKPIQRHSLIQTISRVNRRYAGKEKGLVVDYIGIKKQMNLALAHYNQADRQNIEEIGQSLVVVRDHLDLLGRIFHRFDTTPYFRGSPVAQLNCLNQAAEYVQITDKIEKRFMHLVKRLKAAYDICSGAEELSREERDRIHFYLAVRSIVFKLTKGDAPDTARMNARVRELIGEALQSEGVEEIFRLGEDKAGEIDIFADDYLARIEKIKLPNTKIKLLQQLLARAIEDFKKVNKARGVDFAKKFKALVDVYNQRKEDEVLRSNVLEDFSTEIIDLIQALKKERDSFADLGIDLEEKAFYDILKDLTIKYDFIYPEDKLLTLAKAVKEVVGEKVKYTDWNQREDIKAELKVELILILAKHGYPPVDRDEVYREIFEQAENFKKYQQAG, from the coding sequence GTGAAGTTCACCGAGGCTAAACTGGAACAGGCGATCATCGCCCTGCTGGAAGAGCGGGGCTACCCGCATTTTAGGGGCGAGGAGCTTGCCAGGCGGCCCGACGAGGTGCTGCTGCGGGATGATCTGCGCGAGTTTCTGGCCCGCCGTTACGGCGGCGAGGGGATCACCGCCGGCGAGATCGATTCCATCTGCCGTCGGCTGGAGCGGCTGCCGGCCCTTGATCTTTATGAGTCCAACCGGACCATCCACCGGCTGGTGGCCGACGGTTTTCTGCTCAAGCGCGAGGATCGCAGCCGCAAGGATCTTTACATCCAACTGCTCGATTACGCCGGGCTGCCCGCCCAGCGCCGGCCCCGCCCCGGCGAGGTGGAAACGCTTACCGCCGAAGAGTCGCCCGCCTACCGGGCCGACGGCAATATCTACCGGCTGGTCAGCCAGTTGGAGGTGGTGGGCCGGGAAAAGCGGATTCCCGATGCCGTGCTCTACATCAACGGCCTGCCCCTGGTGGTCTTCGAGTTCAAGAGCGCCATCCGGGAAGAGGCCACCATTCACGATGCCTATGTCCAACTGACCACCCGCTATGTCCGGGCGATTCCGGAGCTGCTGAAGTACAACGCCCTGTGCGTGATCAGCGACGGGGTCAACAGCCGGATGGGCTCGCTGTTCGCTTCCTACGAGTTTTTCTATACCTGGCGCAAGGTCAGCGGCGAGGAAACCATCGACCAGGACGGGATCAACGCCCTTAAGACCATGATCGCCGGGCTCTTCGACCAGGACCGGCTGCGCCAGGTGATCCGCCACTTCATCTACTTCCCCGATGTCTCCAAGCGCGAGGAGAAGGTGGTCTGCCGCTATCCCCAGTTCTACGCGGCCACCAAGCTTTACCGCAATATTTGGGCCCACCGTAAGCTGCCGGACGGCACCGGGGGCGATGGCAAGGGCGGCACCTACTTCGGCGCCACCGGCTGCGGCAAGAGCTTCACCATGCTCTTTCTCACCCGGCTGCTGATGAAGAGCCTGGAGTTTGAAAGCCCGACCATCGTGCTGATCACCGACCGCACCGATCTCGATGCCCAGCTCGCCCACCAGTTCACCAACGCCAAGGGCTATATCGGCGACCAGACGGTGGTCAGCGTCGAGAGCCGGGCCCGCTTGCGGGAACTGCTCAAGGGCCGCAACAGCGGCGGGGTTTTTTTGACTACGGTGCAGAAGTTCACCGAGGATACCCGGCTGCTCAGCGACCGGGCCAATATCATCTGCATCTCGGACGAGGCCCACCGCAGCCAGGTCAACCTGGACCAAAAGGTGCGGCTGACCGAAAACGGGGTCAAGCGCACCTTCGGCTTTGCCAAATACCTGCACGATTCGCTGCCCAACGCCACCTATGTCGGCTTCACCGGCACCCCCATCGACGCCACCCTGGATGTCTTCGGCCCGGTGGTGGATGCCTACACCATGACCGAGTCGGTGAAGGACGAGATCACCGTGCGCATCGTCTACGAGGGGCGGGCGGCCAAGGTGATTCTGGACAACGGCAAGCTCGAAGAGATCGAGGCCTATTACGCCCAGTGCGCCGAGGAGGGGGCCAGCGACTACCAGATCGAGGAGAGCAAGAAGGCCAGCGCCCGGATGCACGCCATCCTGGGCGACCCGGACCGGATTCGGGCCCTGGCGGTGGATTTTGTCCACCACTACGAGCGGCGGCTGGAGGAGGGCGCCAGCGTAATGGGCAAGGCGATGTTTGTGTGCAGCAAGCGCGAGATCGCCTACGCCCTGTGGCGGGAACTGATTACCCTGCGGCCGGAATGGAACGTGGCGCGAGCCGGCGGGGAAGGGCCAGGCGGGGAAGGGGAGGAGCTTGGCGCGGCCCAGCGGCAAGAGATCAAGCCCATGGAGCGGGTCAAGCTGATCATGACCCGGAACGCCGACGACCCCAAGGAACTCTACGATATGCTGGGCACCCCGGAGTACCGCAAGGAGTTGGACCGCCAGTTCAAGAAGGCGGAGTCCAACTTCAAGATCGCCATCGTGGTCGATATGTGGCTCACCGGCTTCGATGTGCCCTTTCTGGACACCATCTATATCGACAAGCCGATCCAGCGCCACAGCCTGATCCAGACCATCTCGCGGGTCAACCGCCGCTACGCGGGCAAGGAGAAGGGGCTGGTGGTGGACTATATCGGGATCAAGAAGCAAATGAACCTGGCCCTGGCCCACTACAACCAGGCTGATCGCCAGAACATCGAGGAGATCGGCCAGTCGCTGGTGGTGGTCCGGGACCATCTCGACCTGCTGGGCCGGATCTTCCACCGCTTCGACACCACCCCCTATTTCCGGGGCAGCCCGGTGGCGCAGCTCAACTGCCTCAACCAGGCGGCGGAGTATGTGCAGATTACCGACAAGATCGAAAAGCGCTTCATGCACCTGGTCAAGCGGCTCAAGGCTGCCTACGACATCTGCAGCGGCGCGGAAGAGCTGAGCCGGGAGGAGCGCGACCGGATTCACTTCTACCTGGCGGTGCGCTCCATCGTTTTCAAGCTGACCAAGGGCGATGCCCCGGATACCGCCCGGATGAACGCCCGGGTGCGGGAGCTGATCGGCGAGGCCCTGCAAAGCGAGGGGGTGGAGGAAATTTTCCGGCTGGGGGAAGATAAGGCCGGCGAAATCGATATCTTCGCCGACGACTACCTGGCCCGGATCGAAAAGATCAAGCTCCCCAACACCAAGATCAAGCTCCTGCAACAACTGCTGGCCCGGGCGATTGAAGACTTCAAGAAGGTCAACAAGGCCCGGGGGGTCGATTTCGCCAAGAAGTTCAAGGCCCTGGTGGATGTTTACAACCAGCGCAAGGAAGATGAAGTGCTGCGCAGCAACGTGCTGGAGGATTTTTCCACCGAAATCATCGACCTGATCCAGGCCCTGAAAAAGGAGCGCGATTCCTTCGCCGACTTAGGCATCGACCTGGAAGAAAAGGCCTTCTACGACATCTTAAAAGACCTGACCATTAAATACGACTTCATCTACCCCGAGGACAAACTGCTCACCCTGGCCAAGGCGGTAAAGGAGGTGGTGGGCGAAAAGGTCAAATACACCGACTGGAACCAACGGGAAGACATCAAGGCCGAACTAAAGGTGGAGCTGATCCTGATCCTGGCCAAGCACGGCTACCCCCCGGTGGACCGCGACGAGGTGTACCGGGAAATCTTCGAACAGGCCGAGAATTTCAAGAAATACCAGCAGGCCGGGTAA